Proteins from a genomic interval of Prochlorothrix hollandica PCC 9006 = CALU 1027:
- a CDS encoding PEP-CTERM sorting domain-containing protein yields the protein MKNFATLLAGSALAAFALTAPAQAATFGFSNISGGDTVGDGLNSYFSFDVTDAGSGKVDFKVSNTVPGSSSSSGAAIKQVAFSVNEAIVGSLLSSIQVINSSGVDFESSTQNLSQTNNLGSAWFGEDFGGKTDGGNRNSVQSGEFVTFKFNANYSNVLAALNTGNLRLGIHVGSLAAGASDSYVNGVPTPPPTPAPEPLTILGSLAALGLGATMRRRNQEA from the coding sequence ATGAAAAATTTTGCAACCCTTCTCGCTGGCTCCGCCCTGGCCGCGTTTGCTCTAACTGCTCCTGCCCAGGCAGCAACCTTCGGCTTCAGCAACATTTCAGGGGGTGATACCGTTGGCGATGGACTTAATTCTTACTTTTCCTTTGACGTAACAGATGCTGGTTCTGGCAAAGTTGATTTTAAGGTTTCCAACACTGTCCCTGGCTCTAGCTCTTCCAGCGGCGCTGCAATTAAGCAAGTTGCATTTAGTGTCAATGAAGCCATTGTAGGATCGCTTTTATCCAGTATTCAAGTGATTAACTCCTCCGGTGTTGATTTTGAGTCCAGCACCCAGAACCTCTCCCAGACTAATAATTTAGGGAGCGCATGGTTTGGAGAAGACTTTGGGGGCAAAACAGATGGGGGCAATAGAAACTCTGTTCAATCAGGAGAGTTTGTAACCTTCAAATTTAATGCCAACTATAGTAATGTTCTGGCAGCCCTCAACACTGGAAACTTGCGACTGGGTATCCACGTTGGCAGCTTGGCGGCTGGCGCAAGTGATAGCTATGTTAATGGAGTCCCAACCCCTCCCCCCACTCCCGCTCCTGAGCCTCTGACCATTCTCGGTAGCCTTGCTGCCCTGGGTCTGGGTGCCACGATGCGTCGTCGGAACCAAGAAGCCTAA
- the hisB gene encoding imidazoleglycerol-phosphate dehydratase HisB: MQTLDRPPVPSNAAPDARPDRIATVHRVTGETDVLVRLNVDGSGQCTVNTGVPFLDHMLHQISSHGLFDLEITATGDIHIDDHHTNEDVGITLGQALGQALGDRKGIVRFGHFIAPLDEALVQVALDFSGRPHLTYGLEIPTQRVGTYDTQLVREFFVAVVNHSHMTLHLRQLDGINSHHIIEATFKAFARALRMATEPDPRRGGTIPSSKGVL; encoded by the coding sequence ATGCAAACCCTCGATCGCCCCCCCGTCCCCAGCAACGCTGCTCCTGATGCCCGCCCCGATCGCATCGCCACCGTCCACCGGGTCACCGGGGAAACCGATGTGCTAGTGCGCCTCAATGTCGATGGCAGCGGCCAATGCACCGTTAATACGGGGGTGCCCTTTCTGGACCACATGCTGCACCAGATCAGCTCCCATGGTCTCTTTGACCTGGAGATCACCGCCACTGGCGATATTCACATCGACGATCACCACACCAACGAAGATGTGGGCATCACCCTGGGCCAAGCTCTGGGGCAAGCGTTGGGCGATCGCAAGGGCATTGTCCGTTTTGGCCATTTCATTGCTCCCCTGGATGAAGCCCTGGTGCAGGTGGCGTTGGACTTTTCCGGACGGCCCCACCTCACCTATGGCCTGGAGATCCCCACTCAGCGGGTGGGCACCTATGACACCCAACTGGTGCGGGAGTTTTTTGTGGCGGTGGTCAACCATAGCCACATGACTCTCCACCTGCGGCAACTGGACGGCATCAATTCCCACCATATTATTGAGGCTACGTTCAAAGCCTTCGCCCGCGCCCTGCGCATGGCCACAGAACCCGACCCCCGCCGGGGGGGCACCATCCCCAGTTCCAAAGGGGTGTTGTAA
- the rpmG gene encoding 50S ribosomal protein L33 has protein sequence MAKNKGVRIIITLECTECRTNLNKRSPGVSRYTTMKNRRNTTGRMELKKFCPHCNKHTVHKEIK, from the coding sequence ATGGCCAAGAATAAGGGCGTTCGCATTATCATTACCCTGGAATGCACGGAATGCCGCACCAATCTCAATAAGCGTTCCCCAGGCGTTTCTCGGTATACCACGATGAAAAACCGCCGGAACACCACGGGACGCATGGAGCTGAAAAAGTTCTGTCCCCACTGCAATAAGCATACTGTCCACAAGGAGATCAAGTAG
- the rpsR gene encoding 30S ribosomal protein S18 has protein sequence MSYFRRRLSPIKPSDPIDYKDVDLLRKFVTERGKILPRRITGLTAQQQRDLTIAIKRARIVALLPYINREG, from the coding sequence ATGTCTTATTTTCGTCGTCGCCTTTCCCCCATCAAGCCTTCCGATCCCATCGATTACAAGGATGTGGATCTACTGCGTAAGTTTGTGACCGAACGCGGCAAAATTTTGCCCCGGCGCATCACGGGCCTCACCGCCCAGCAACAGCGGGATTTGACCATTGCCATTAAGCGGGCACGCATTGTGGCGCTGCTTCCCTATATCAACCGGGAAGGTTAA